One Mesorhizobium loti genomic window carries:
- a CDS encoding N-formimino-L-glutamate deiminase — protein MDVTAIFAEQALLPEGWQGNVRIALDGGHIASVEAGAVPRAGDERHAILVPGMPNLHSHAFQRGMAGLAELRGPSADSFWSWREVMYRFALSMTPDQVEAVAAQLYVEMLEAGFSRVGEFHYLHHDRDGKPYANLAEMAERIAAAAGETGIGLTLLPVFYAHASFGGAAPNDGQRRFINDVNRFSRLVEKSRESVRALNQAVVGVAPHSLRAATPEELAQVAALTPNGPIHIHVAEQVKEVEDCLAWSGARPVEFLLANAEVDQRWCLIHATQMTDAETIGMAKSGAIAGLCPITEANLGDGTFAAPLFTEHGGRFGIGSDSNVLIGLPDELRQLEYSQRLAHRARNVLAVAGGSTGRALFDAALDGGGVALGAGASQIAVGRAADLVSLDAKTPSLAGKAGDAILDAWIFANGSKVDCVWVHGKKQVGGGRHAKREAIAERFRKVMTALSQN, from the coding sequence ATGGACGTGACGGCGATCTTTGCGGAACAGGCGCTGCTACCCGAGGGCTGGCAAGGCAATGTCAGGATCGCGCTCGATGGAGGCCACATCGCTTCCGTCGAAGCGGGTGCGGTTCCGCGGGCCGGCGACGAGCGCCACGCCATTCTCGTGCCTGGCATGCCCAATCTGCACAGCCACGCCTTCCAGCGCGGCATGGCCGGCCTTGCCGAGCTTCGCGGGCCTTCCGCCGACAGTTTCTGGAGCTGGCGCGAGGTGATGTACCGCTTCGCACTGTCGATGACGCCCGATCAGGTCGAGGCGGTTGCCGCACAGCTCTATGTCGAGATGCTGGAGGCCGGTTTCTCGCGCGTCGGCGAATTTCACTATTTGCACCACGACCGCGATGGAAAACCTTACGCCAACCTTGCCGAGATGGCCGAGCGCATCGCAGCTGCGGCCGGCGAAACCGGTATCGGCCTGACACTGCTGCCGGTGTTTTATGCGCACGCCTCCTTCGGTGGCGCAGCTCCCAACGATGGCCAAAGGCGATTCATCAACGATGTGAATCGGTTCTCCCGGCTTGTTGAGAAGAGCCGCGAATCGGTTCGCGCGTTGAATCAAGCTGTCGTCGGTGTAGCGCCACACAGCCTGCGCGCCGCGACGCCGGAGGAACTCGCTCAAGTTGCTGCTCTGACACCGAATGGGCCGATCCATATCCATGTCGCCGAGCAGGTAAAGGAAGTCGAGGACTGCCTTGCCTGGTCCGGCGCGCGGCCGGTCGAATTTCTGCTGGCCAACGCCGAGGTCGACCAGCGCTGGTGCCTGATCCATGCCACCCAAATGACCGATGCCGAAACCATCGGCATGGCCAAGAGCGGCGCCATTGCCGGCCTTTGCCCGATCACCGAAGCCAATCTCGGTGACGGCACATTTGCCGCTCCGCTATTCACCGAGCATGGCGGCCGCTTCGGTATCGGCTCCGATTCCAACGTGCTGATCGGCCTGCCCGACGAATTGCGCCAACTCGAATATTCGCAGCGCCTCGCCCACCGCGCCCGCAATGTGCTGGCGGTGGCCGGCGGCTCGACCGGGCGAGCGCTGTTCGATGCCGCGCTTGACGGTGGCGGCGTGGCGCTTGGCGCCGGCGCTTCGCAGATCGCCGTCGGGAGAGCCGCCGATCTTGTCTCGCTCGACGCCAAGACCCCCTCGCTGGCCGGCAAGGCCGGCGACGCGATCCTCGACGCCTGGATCTTCGCCAATGGCAGCAAGGTCGACTGCGTCTGGGTGCATGGCAAGAAGCAGGTCGGCGGCGGCAGGCATGCGAAGCGC